One genomic window of Mycteria americana isolate JAX WOST 10 ecotype Jacksonville Zoo and Gardens chromosome 6, USCA_MyAme_1.0, whole genome shotgun sequence includes the following:
- the NEIL1 gene encoding endonuclease 8-like 1 isoform X2, which translates to MPECPELHLAGRYINEACGEVVFSGGVERSAVGKGPEVPFSSEAYRISAASRGKELRLTLAPLGPGAPQDLVFRFGMSGSFRLCPAAQLPRHAHLRFLTRESPPRALCFIDARRFGSWRLGDAWQLGRGPCVLSEYQAFRENVLKNLDDKAFDKPICEALLNQKFFNGIGNYLRAEILYRLKIPPFEKARTVLEALKDQEQARRKKNPSLTLSKKLKLMRENPDLLELCHSVPMEVIAAEKKLFDPDHSDNYAAFKNWLQCYLVPGMSSLRDRNGRTIWFQTAVTGGHGGDEDPPWGGQLAKGWQAVWSRGDDCGNGGFWWSGSPVPPSCALCLGRAWPHGSQRADIPQEACSAEGRS; encoded by the exons CCGGAGCTGCACCTGGCCGGGCGCTACATCAACGAGGCGTGCGGCGAGGTGGTGTTCTCGGGCGGCGTGGAGCGCTCGGCGGTGGGCAAGGGCCCGGAGGTGCCCTTCTCCAGCGAGGCCTACCGCATCTCCGCCGCCTCCCGGGGCAAGGAGCTGCGGCTGACGCTGGCCCCGCTGGGCCCCGGCGCGCCCCAGGACCTCGTCTTCCGCTTCGGCATGTCGGGGTCGTTCCGGCTGTGCCCCGCCGCCCAGCTCCCCCGCCATGCCCACCTCCGCTTCCTCACCCGCGAGAGCCCCCCGCGCGCCCTCTGCTTCATCGACGCCCGCCGCTTCGGCTCATGGCGGCTGGGCGACGCCTGGCAGCTGGGCCGCGGGCCCTGCGTCCTCTCCGAGTACCAGGCCTTCAG GGAGAACGTGCTGAAGAACCTGGATGACAAGGCTTTTGACAAGCCCATCTGCGAGGCCCTCTTAAACCAGAAGTTTTTCAATGGAATTGGGAATTACCTCCGCGCTGAGATCCTGTACAG GTTGAAGATCCCTCCCTTTGAAAAGGCTCGGACTGTGCTGGAGGCCCTGAAGGATCAGGAGCAGGCAAGGAGGAAGAAG AATCCTTCCCTGACACTGAGCAAGAAGCTGAAGCTGATGCGGGAGAACCCAGATCTCCTGGAGCTGTGCCACAGCGTGCCCATGGAGGTCATCGCGGCGG agAAAAAGCTCTTTGACCCAGATCACTCAGATAACTACGCTGCTTTCAAGAACTGGCTGCAGTGTTACTTGGTGCCTGGCATGAGCTCCCTGCGTGACCGCAACGGCAGGACCATATGGTTCCAG ACTGCTGTGACCGGTGGACATGGAGGTGATGAGGACCCTCCATGGGGTGGCCAGCTGGCCAAGGGATGGCAGGCAGTCTGGAGCAGAGGGGATGATTGCGGGAATGGGGGGTTCTGGTGGTCTGGCAGCCCTGTTCCTCCCTCCTGTGCCCTGTGTCTGG GGAGAGCCTGGCCCCATGGCTCCCAAAG GGCAGACATCCCGCAAGAAGCGTGCTCAGCTGAAGGCAGATCCTGA
- the NEIL1 gene encoding endonuclease 8-like 1 isoform X1, whose protein sequence is MPECPELHLAGRYINEACGEVVFSGGVERSAVGKGPEVPFSSEAYRISAASRGKELRLTLAPLGPGAPQDLVFRFGMSGSFRLCPAAQLPRHAHLRFLTRESPPRALCFIDARRFGSWRLGDAWQLGRGPCVLSEYQAFRENVLKNLDDKAFDKPICEALLNQKFFNGIGNYLRAEILYRLKIPPFEKARTVLEALKDQEQARRKKNPSLTLSKKLKLMRENPDLLELCHSVPMEVIAAEKKLFDPDHSDNYAAFKNWLQCYLVPGMSSLRDRNGRTIWFQGEPGPMAPKGQTSRKKRAQLKADPEALTPKVTTRASKRRPRATAKPPKLAKEEEEEMADGPRKGRARGRRKATTAPALSEPEAPVKAKTSRRTSARRGRGTAAAV, encoded by the exons CCGGAGCTGCACCTGGCCGGGCGCTACATCAACGAGGCGTGCGGCGAGGTGGTGTTCTCGGGCGGCGTGGAGCGCTCGGCGGTGGGCAAGGGCCCGGAGGTGCCCTTCTCCAGCGAGGCCTACCGCATCTCCGCCGCCTCCCGGGGCAAGGAGCTGCGGCTGACGCTGGCCCCGCTGGGCCCCGGCGCGCCCCAGGACCTCGTCTTCCGCTTCGGCATGTCGGGGTCGTTCCGGCTGTGCCCCGCCGCCCAGCTCCCCCGCCATGCCCACCTCCGCTTCCTCACCCGCGAGAGCCCCCCGCGCGCCCTCTGCTTCATCGACGCCCGCCGCTTCGGCTCATGGCGGCTGGGCGACGCCTGGCAGCTGGGCCGCGGGCCCTGCGTCCTCTCCGAGTACCAGGCCTTCAG GGAGAACGTGCTGAAGAACCTGGATGACAAGGCTTTTGACAAGCCCATCTGCGAGGCCCTCTTAAACCAGAAGTTTTTCAATGGAATTGGGAATTACCTCCGCGCTGAGATCCTGTACAG GTTGAAGATCCCTCCCTTTGAAAAGGCTCGGACTGTGCTGGAGGCCCTGAAGGATCAGGAGCAGGCAAGGAGGAAGAAG AATCCTTCCCTGACACTGAGCAAGAAGCTGAAGCTGATGCGGGAGAACCCAGATCTCCTGGAGCTGTGCCACAGCGTGCCCATGGAGGTCATCGCGGCGG agAAAAAGCTCTTTGACCCAGATCACTCAGATAACTACGCTGCTTTCAAGAACTGGCTGCAGTGTTACTTGGTGCCTGGCATGAGCTCCCTGCGTGACCGCAACGGCAGGACCATATGGTTCCAG GGAGAGCCTGGCCCCATGGCTCCCAAAG GGCAGACATCCCGCAAGAAGCGTGCTCAGCTGAAGGCAGATCCTGAGGCTCTGACGCCCAAG GTCACCACACGTGCCTCGAAACGGCGCCCCAGGGCTACAGCAAAACCCCCAAAGTTggccaaggaggaggaggaggagatggctgATGGGCCAAGGAAGGGACGTGCTCGCGGGAGGAGGAAAGCGACCACTGCCCCGGCCTTGTCTGAGCCTGAGGCGCCCGTCAAAGCCAAAACAAGCCGCCGGACGTCTGCACGCAGGGGCAGAG GCACAGCCGCTGCCGTCTGA